GCCTGATGTCGATTTAAGTTTAAATCATAAAGATTTGGTAGCCTTAGAGCAAACAAAGAAAGAACTAAAAAGCTTTAATAATAATCTTTATTGGTCTGCAATTATATTGTTTTTAAGTGTTTGTATTTTAACTGGCATGGGATTTTTTGCGAGAGAATTTTATAAAAATTCTATCAGCACCAAAGAAAAAGTGCTTGAAGAGATTAAACAACAGGGTCTAACAATCATTTCAAAAGAAGAACATCAAGCCTATAAAAATGAGAGAAGAATGCTCTACGAATGGCAAAAGGGTAACCCAAATGATAGCAAGAGTTACAGGAATTTTAGGGAAGGAAAACATAAAATGTTTCCAAAAGAAAGTATTTTTAAAAATTTTGATGTGAATGATTTAAATTTAATGGAATAGGAAGAGAAGCAAGAAAGAGCTTTTGAATTTAAAGGGTTGTAGTATGATGCAGGTTAGTCTTTGCGAATTACACCTGCATCACCTCCTTTTTTTTACCGATATTTTTTTACGGTTATGCAGTTTACAACCCTTCGTTATTTAATTTTAATAAGTCAATGCCAGCCCCACACCAAAGCCCATATCGCTATCATAGTGGGTACGTATACCTATATTCTTATTAATGATATACCTAAGTTCTCCCATATACTCTAAGTCGGTATTCACCATAAAACCACCTCTTAGTCTTTTTGAAATTGGTATATCTTCACGCATTAACTGCAATCTCACAATTCCATCATGATATACTTCTGCCTGAAAATTGACCAGCATAGGTAACGTATACATAAATCCTAAACTGAACGCCCTGCGGGTGTCTTTCTTGTTGGTTTGTCCAAATATGTTCTTTTCGTGTTCATCTTCTCCCATTTTACGGTAGCGGTAATCAAAACCTACAAAGGGCATGAACCATTGCATCTTTCCAATGTATCTACCTAAATGGGTTTCTACTTCATAACCGTGCATACTATTATAGCCTAAACGCCATTCTGTTCCTAATTGGTAGCGTGCATTCATTAGCATAGCTTCTCCATCATTACCATTGGTTGCAAAATCGTTTTGTGCCATAAAATGAGGCATATTACTTTCTCTTTGCAATTCTTTATAGGCTTTTGCCTTATCGGGTAGATAGGGGTTATTGTAGTCTCCAACTTCAAAGACCCTGTTCATTCCCGCCATCATGTGATATAATATATGGCAATGAAAGAACCAATCACCTTCCTCATTTGCTAAAAACTCAATGGTATCTGTTTCCATAGGCATGATATCCAACACATTTTTAAGCGGCGATTTTTCGCCTTTTCCGTTTATCACCCTGAAATCAAATCCGTGAAGATGCATTGGATGCCGCATCATTGAATTATTATAAATGGTAATCCGTAGAATTTCTCCTTTTTTTACAGGTATTTTGTCAGTTTCCGAAAGTATTTTATTATCCATGCTCCATACATAGCGGTTCATGTTGCCAGTAAGTGTGAATTTCAACTCTTTTACAGGCGCATCATTTGGAAGAGAGGTGTTATAAGGTGATTGCAACATAGCATAATTTAATGTTTTGATGTCTCCCAAGGCATTAGCGTTGTAACGGTTAGCGTCGTTATCCATATCCATACCCTCATGCTTACTGTGGTCTGCTTTTTTTGTTGCATCTCCGGTAATTTCGGGATACATCACTACATTCATGTCCATTTGGTTAAGGCTCATCTTCATGCCCATATCGTTCAAATCGCCATTCATTTTCATCATATCGTTCATCATCTTCATCCCCTCGAAATACTTCAATCGTGGGAGTGGAGAAATAAGCTGTTTGACCCCATCACCTATAAAGTAACTCGCAGATTGTGTCCTGTCTTCGGTTGTTGCTAAGAACTCGTAAGCCAAACCATCTTGAGGGATAGTCACTACAATATCGTAAGTTTCAGAAACGGCAATGATTAACCTGTCCACCTCTACAGGCTCAACATCATTCCCATCATTCGCTACTACTGTAATTTTTCCTCCAGCATACCGTAGCCAGAAATATGAAGACGCCCCTCCATTGGAAACACGCAATCTGACTTTGTCGCCTGCTTTTAGCTTTTTACCATCAATTGTTTTCAAATCGGTGCTATGGCTACCATTTATTAGGATTTTATCATAGTAAACGTCACTGACATCCATCGCCAGCATCCGCTTCCACTCGTTTTTTACCTTTACCCCTAATTTTCCCTCCTTAATAGCTTCAACATATGATTGTGTTGCGCCTTTCTTAATGGCCGCCCAATCATTTGCATTGTGTAGCATACGGTTGATATTATCGGGGTTAAGATTTGTCCACTCACTTAATATAATTGGAACGGTCGGCAAATCGTCAATTCCTTTTCTGAATGTCTTATCATCGCTTCTTTTCTTCATGATAAAACTTCCGTACATGCCAATCTGCTCCTGCAATCCTGAGTGGGAATGGTACCAGTGCGTACCATGCTGGATAATCGGAAAACGGTAGGTGTAGGTTGTGCCCGGTGCGATGGGTTTTTGTGTAAGCCAGGGCACACCGTCTTCTTTATTGGGCAGGAACACACCATGCCAGTGAAGTGATGTGCTTTCTTTCAATTGGTTGTGCACCACTATTTCGGCAGTGTCGCCCTCGGTAAAGGTAAGGGTGGGCATGGGGATTTGCCCGTTTACGGCAATTGCCCTTTTTTGCTTACCTGCATAGTTGACAAGCGTATCTTTTACATACAGCTCGTAATGCACCACTCTCTGTGCAAACAGCGTTTGCGTGCAAAGCAGTATCAGCACTGTTTGCAAAATTCTTATAGGTATTTTATTATATCTGTTCATGATTTGAAAAATTTTATTTATGATTTTCTTCTTTATGGTCATAATTATTTTATTGAGGCTTCATCTTTTTGTGTCTACTGTTTTTTCACATACTTGGCATAATTCTCCTTGTTTTCAAAATAAGAAACTTCACCGTTATTTCCTGTCACAGCAATCACCGCATTAGCTTTGTCTACCTGCTTATGGGAATAGGGGTCTATCGCCATCCGAACGGTCGCATCTTTTGGAATACGTTCCTTACACATTTCGCAACATCCGTAATAGGTTTTACCATCAAATTTTACTTCAAACTGCTTTTTGTCGATATAGGCATCGTTGACCATGCAGACTTCATCAGATGGAACCAATTCACCTATTTGGGTAGTATGTCCGGTCCGGCAACAGACTAAAGTCCATACTGTATCCACGCTGTCTTAGGTCTTTAAGCGCCTGCACCATGTCATTGTACTGTACCATAGCTTTCAGACCTGTTATTTAATGGTTTCGACCGTACTGCCGCAGGTAAGCATCTGTGAGCCGTAATATGGGTTTTTAACAGCATTCTCTTTACTTAGCCAATTGGCTCCCTTACCTCCATTGTACATAGGGCAGTGCTGGTAATAAACGGGAGTATCCTGTTTAGACACTTTGGCCAGTGTGTAGATGCTTCCCGAAAGTGCCGCAAAAGCACTTCTTTGTTTTGCAACATCTTTTGATTTTGAAATGCTTTCCGCATTGGCCGTCAAGTCCTGCATCACTTTCATCCAAGCCGTATGTTCCTCTGCCGATAGCTTATTCATATCGACTGCTTTAAGGGATGCAGCCAATTCAGCGGCTTTGGCAGATGCGGTTGCCGCATCGGTTTTTATCAAAGCATCTTTCACTGAAAAGTAGTTGTCAAATACAGCCTTTAGCTGTGATTGGTTTTGGGCTGCATCTTTGTTAGCTGCTATTTGACTATGGTCGTGATTGCCATGTCCGGCATTCATGTCCATTCCAGCCTCCTTGTTTTTGGCAACCGTCTTCACTGGTCTATCATACTGGCAGCAACCAGCCAGTTTAGCATATACGTCATCCGGCGCACGGAACTTCTCACTGTCATAACCAGCCAAAGCGATACGTTTCAGGATTTCATCCTGATTTGTTTT
This region of Ornithobacterium rhinotracheale genomic DNA includes:
- a CDS encoding multicopper oxidase family protein, whose amino-acid sequence is MNRYNKIPIRILQTVLILLCTQTLFAQRVVHYELYVKDTLVNYAGKQKRAIAVNGQIPMPTLTFTEGDTAEIVVHNQLKESTSLHWHGVFLPNKEDGVPWLTQKPIAPGTTYTYRFPIIQHGTHWYHSHSGLQEQIGMYGSFIMKKRSDDKTFRKGIDDLPTVPIILSEWTNLNPDNINRMLHNANDWAAIKKGATQSYVEAIKEGKLGVKVKNEWKRMLAMDVSDVYYDKILINGSHSTDLKTIDGKKLKAGDKVRLRVSNGGASSYFWLRYAGGKITVVANDGNDVEPVEVDRLIIAVSETYDIVVTIPQDGLAYEFLATTEDRTQSASYFIGDGVKQLISPLPRLKYFEGMKMMNDMMKMNGDLNDMGMKMSLNQMDMNVVMYPEITGDATKKADHSKHEGMDMDNDANRYNANALGDIKTLNYAMLQSPYNTSLPNDAPVKELKFTLTGNMNRYVWSMDNKILSETDKIPVKKGEILRITIYNNSMMRHPMHLHGFDFRVINGKGEKSPLKNVLDIMPMETDTIEFLANEEGDWFFHCHILYHMMAGMNRVFEVGDYNNPYLPDKAKAYKELQRESNMPHFMAQNDFATNGNDGEAMLMNARYQLGTEWRLGYNSMHGYEVETHLGRYIGKMQWFMPFVGFDYRYRKMGEDEHEKNIFGQTNKKDTRRAFSLGFMYTLPMLVNFQAEVYHDGIVRLQLMREDIPISKRLRGGFMVNTDLEYMGELRYIINKNIGIRTHYDSDMGFGVGLALTY
- a CDS encoding DUF3347 domain-containing protein, whose translation is MKSLSKIVMVIAVLLSSINGFAQIKNAKTETVKIYGNCGICKTTIEKAGNVKKVASVDWNKDTKMATLTYDGDKTNQDEILKRIALAGYDSEKFRAPDDVYAKLAGCCQYDRPVKTVAKNKEAGMDMNAGHGNHDHSQIAANKDAAQNQSQLKAVFDNYFSVKDALIKTDAATASAKAAELAASLKAVDMNKLSAEEHTAWMKVMQDLTANAESISKSKDVAKQRSAFAALSGSIYTLAKVSKQDTPVYYQHCPMYNGGKGANWLSKENAVKNPYYGSQMLTCGSTVETIK